From a region of the Macrobrachium nipponense isolate FS-2020 chromosome 3, ASM1510439v2, whole genome shotgun sequence genome:
- the LOC135221683 gene encoding uncharacterized protein LOC135221683, translating into MSSPASRDFFARELEKLGALITLGREAGYTGPALDQWIKTQQAAARQQGKEEREAERKAAEAERKEREEERKHELALLDDAISLLVSKPQTMSWTPGKRWLRRFCTTCCVRGHAVDSDQCPSRSLPWEESFQGELLQGYHVALPDELSPTPYRWIQVMADTEAQVSLISRKALPRGAKIRTDEEIQFEWIDGNLYSVPSVLLNVKMPFLDQVTKETTLCRLGVVDQFHDVYQVILGRDLLKPYLPWTQLPLPDAPDTCSMPDNHTSILGSEASASDVPTSCLFANLALTQCQSPKFLPHHLSLLPLYRLPPPLWKR; encoded by the coding sequence atgtcttcccctgcttcccgtgacttctttgccagagagctagagaagctcggagccctcataactctgggcagggaggctggttacactggaccagcccttgaccagtggataaagacgcagcaggctgctgcgcgccagcagggaaaggaagaaagagaagcagagaggaaagccgcagaagcagagagaaaggaaagagaagaagagagaaagcatgagctagctctcctagatgacgcaatctctctgctagtttccaagccccagaccatgagctggactcccggtaagaggtggttgcggaggttctgcaccacttgttgtgtgcgtgggcatgctgtggattccgaccagtgcccaagtcggtctctaccttgggaggagagcttccagggtgaacttctccaaggctaccatgtagccctgcctgatgaactgtCTCCTACGCCCTATCGGTGgatacaagtcatggccgacaccgaagcccaggtctcccttatttccagaaaggcattgcctaggggtgccaaaatccggacggacgaagaaattcagttcgaatggattgacggtaacctctattctgttccttcagtccttctgaatgtaaaaatgccctttctggaccaggtgaccaaggaaaccacattgtgccgcctgggcgtagtggaccaatttcatgatgtttatcaggtgatattgggccgagatttactaaagccgtatctcccctggacgcagctcccactaccagatgcaccggacacctgcagcatgccagataaccacacctcaattttaggttcagaggctagtgcctccgatgtcccgacatcctgtctatttgcgaacctggccctgacccagtgtcagagcccgaagtttcttccgcaccatctcagcctcttaccactttaccgcctacctcctcccctttggaagaggtaa